Proteins encoded within one genomic window of Arachis ipaensis cultivar K30076 chromosome B08, Araip1.1, whole genome shotgun sequence:
- the LOC107610500 gene encoding reticulon-like protein B17 produces the protein MDDSSSTPQKQQDPLPMSIDSTTTTSPLRRSRTRLADRLLEPEDSPEPAVPRRRAKAGRGAQATVAAALPSPRKSRKPRRRSEPDVRDEKDAMAEEVGKPRKRRNTVRSKKEKSNPVLPPPSIPFPPTEEGEEEEEEEEEENGAKSTLWFGIGSLCLLSSCFSKGLNFSIFSAMSQLAIVFLGVSFVLNTICQRNQVEKKREFKLKEDDILHLAKLILPTLNLTISVTRQLFSGEPSMTLKVAPFLLLGAEYGHFITIWRLCAIGFLISFTAPKLYSCYTEKINQRADRFTLWLLDIWCTCTHKKKLVVSALMAFWNLSSIKTRIYTAFMLLVLFRYLKQHVVQQLEKGEEQVAEEEQQQATVVAPTEEKEPPATVVAGTEEMETAQALVVARTEEMEPRQALVVSGEKEVLKLGEK, from the exons ATGGATGATTCTTCTTCTACACCACAGAAACAACAAGACCCTCTTCCCATGTCAATCGactccaccaccaccacttcGCCCCTCCGCAGGTCCAGGACACGCCTTGCCGACCGTCTTCTCGAACCGGAGGATTCGCCGGAACCCGCCGTGCCGCGGAGGAGGGCCAAGGCGGGAAGAGGGGCACAGGCGACCGTCGCGGCGGCACTGCCATCTCCCAGAAAGTCTCGGAAGCCGAGGAGGCGCTCCGAGCCTGACGTTCGGGACGAGAAGGACGCTATGGCGGAAGAGGTTGGAAAACCTAGAAAGCGAAGGAACACAGTGCGGTCCAAGAAGGAAAAATCAAACCCGGTGCTCCCACCACCTTCAATCCCATTTCCTCCAA ctgaagaaggagaagaagaagaagaagaggaagaagaagagaatggag CAAAATCAACCCTTTGGTTTGGTATTGGGTCTCTCTGCCTCTTATCTTCTTGCTTTTCCAAAGGACTCAACTTTAG CATTTTCTCGGCAATGTCACAATTGGCTATTGTTTTTCTTGGTGTCTCCTTTGTCCTAAACACAATTTGCCAAAG GAACCAGGTTGAGAAAAAGCGCGAGTTCAAGCTGAAAGAAGATGACATTTTGCACCTTGCAAAATTGATTCTGCCTACTTTGAATCTCACAATTTCAGTTACAAGACAGCTGTTTTCAGGAGAACCATCCATGACCCTCAAA GTAGCTCCTTTCCTTTTACTAGGTGCGGAATATGGACACTTTATTACAATCTGGAGGCTGTGTGCCATTG GGTTTTTAATCAGCTTCACTGCTCCAAAGCTTTATTCTTGCTACACTGAAAAGATAAACCAAAGAG CTGATCGCTTTACCTTATGGTTGTTGGACATATGGTGTACTTGTACTCACAAGAAGAAACTAGTAGTATCAGCACTTATGGCTTTCTGGAATCTTTCTTCGATAAAAACTCGAATCTACACGG CTTTTATGTTGCTGGTATTATTTAGATATTTAAAGCAACATGTTGTGCAACAACTAGAAAAGGGAGAAGAACAAGTAGCTGAGGAGGAACAACAGCAGGCAACGGTGGTGGCACCAACGGAGGAAAAGGAACCACCGGCTACTGTGGTGGCAGGAACTGAGGAAATGGAAACAGCGCAGGCACTAGTGGTGGCAAGAACAGAGGAAATGGAACCACGGCAGGCATTAGTGGTTAGTGGGGAAAAAGAGGTGCTGAAACTAGGTGAAAAATAA
- the LOC107610501 gene encoding uncharacterized protein LOC107610501, protein MEELNFDINALANELGGYLERLINEQKFAYDQIIGAVSGNMGGLFFLYGQGGCGKTFLWSTISCSIRSKGGIVLNVASSGIAALLLPNGRTTHSRDILRCSDSYNAHLPFGGKVVLGGDFRQILPVIPKGSRQDIIQSSINSSYLWHNCKVLKLTKNMRLSLGENNKIQELRNFAEWLLQIGDCLAGDTTDGESIVHIPSDILVKNSETALDDLIDFVYPDMLSNLSIENYFKDRAILASTLDCVTDVNNKMTTGLPGQERVYLSSESVCAGEENMEFEFDAFSPEILNGINCSGLPPHKLVLKVGAPVMLLRNIDQTNGLCNGTRMQVRRMGNHVIECKTLTGNKAGSIVLIPRLNLIPNNETLPVRVTSKDGLRVLLQDHGQLEDNCTMNVIYREVFESL, encoded by the exons ATGGAAGAGTTGAACTTTGACATTAATGCTCTTGCGAATGAACTAGGTGGGTATTTAGAAAGGCTAATTAATGAGCAGAAATTTGCATACGATCAAATAATTGGTGCTGTTAGTGGTAATATGGGTGGACTTTTCTTCTTATACGGTCAAGGTGGTTGTGGAAAAACATTCTTATGGTCAACTATATCATGCTCAATTAGGTCTAAAGGAGGTATAGTTTTAAATGTTGCTTCGAGTGGGATTGCTGCACTTTTATTGCCTAATGGAAGAACTACACATTCAAG AGACATCTTAAGGTGCTCAGATTCGTATAATGCTCATTTGCCATTTGGAGGTAAAGTTGTTCTCGGAGGAGATTTTAGACAAATTTTACCTGTGATTCCCAAAGGCTCAAGGCAAGATATAATTCAGTCTTCTATTAATTCTTCATATTTGTGGCATAACTGTAAGGTTTTGAAGCTTACAAAAAATATGAGATTGTCACTAGGTGAAAACAACAAGATACAAGAACTTAGAAATTTTGCAGAATGGTTACTCCAAATTGGTGATTGTTTAGCTGGTGATACAACAGATGGTGAATCGATCGTTCATATACCATCTGACATTTTGGTTAAGAACTCTGAGACAGCTTTGGATGACCTCATTGATTTCGTGTATCCAGATATGTTATCCAATTTATCCATTGAAAATTATTTCAAGGATAGAGCAATTCTTGCATCAACTTTGGATTGTGTCACTGATGTCAACAACAAGATGACTACAGGGTTACCTGGACAAGAAAGAGTCTACTTAAGTTCAGAATCTGTGTGTGCTGGGGAGGAAAATATGGAATTTGAGTTCGATGCTTTCTCGCCGGAGATTCTAAATGGAATAAATTGTTCAGGTCTACCACCACACAAGTTGGTTCTGAAAGTTGGCGCTCCTGTTATGTTGCTGCGGAATATAGACCAAACTAATGGTTTGTGCAATGGAACGAGGATGCAAGTTAGAAGAATGGGAAATCATGTGATAGAATGCAAGACTTTAACTGGTAACAAAGCTGGAAGTATTGTTCTTATCCCAAGACTGAATCTAATTCCAAATAATGAAACATTGCCGGTCAG GGTAACGAGTAAAGATGGTTTGCGAGTGCTGTTGCAAGATCATGGACAATTGGAAGATAACTGCACGATGAATGTGATATATAGAGAAGTTTTTGAGAGCCTATAA
- the LOC107610502 gene encoding uncharacterized protein LOC107610502, whose protein sequence is MINGKCSKFFPKTFRDRTIIDKTGFPRYQRRDDGRTVSKKNIEVENSFIVPYNPGLLLKFGCHINVEYTCQTSAIKYLFKYLHKGNDRVTAAFYQNNESQVDEIRNYYDCRYISACEAAWRLFGYPIQMKEPAVIRLPFHLPDDMPIVYKDTDTIQSVVETSFFKQSMLIGWFKANEAHNDAKNLAYSEFPTKFVWNGEHHMWTHRKQGYAIGRISHIPPMNKEDYYLRLLLNIQKGCTSFSDLRTVDGVVYDSFKDACYALRLLQDDREFIDAISEAGTWHSATFLRRLFVVLLTSNNTSRPDFVWQKT, encoded by the coding sequence ATGATCAATGGTAAATGCTCAAAGTTTTTCCCCAAAACATTCCGAGATAGGACAATTATTGACAAAACAGGCTTTCCAAGATATCAAAGAAGAGATGATGGGCGAACTGTATCAAAGAAAAATATAGAGGTTGAAAATTCCTTCATAGTTCCGTACAATCCCGGTCTTCTTCTAAAATTTGGATGTCACATCAATGTTGAGTATACTTGCCAAACTTCAGCAATCAAATATCTGTTCAAGTATCTTCACAAGGGTAATGACAGGGTGACAGCTGCATTTTATCAAAACAATGAATCTCAGGTAGATGAAATACGTAATTATTATGATTGTAGATATATATCAGCATGTGAAGCTGCATGGAGATTGTTTGGTTATCCTATTCAAATGAAGGAACCAGCAGTAATAAGATTGCCATTCCATCTTCCTGATGATATGCCAATTGTCTACAAAGATACCGATACAATTCAGTCAGTTGTTGAGACTTCTTTTTTCAAGCAATCTATGTTGATTGGATGGTTCAAAGCAAATGAAGCCCATAATGATGCAAAAAATCTGGCTTATTCTGAGTTTCCAACAAAATTTGTTTGGAATGGAGAGCATCATATGTGGACTCATAGAAAGCAAGGCTATGCCATAGGAAGGATATCTCATATACCACCAATGAATAAGGAAGATTACTATCTAAGGCTACTTTTGAACATTCAAAAGGGATGCACGAGTTTCAGTGATCTAAGAACAGTTGATGGTGTCGTTTATGACTCCTTCAAAGATGCATGCTATGCTCTAAGACTGTTGCAAGATGACAGAGAATTCATTGATGCAATCTCTGAAGCAGGAACATGGCACTCTGCAACTTTTTTAAGGAGACTTTTTGTTGTTTTATTAACATCAAATAACACGAGTAGGCCAGATTTTGTTTGGCAAAAGACTTGA